In a genomic window of Nothobranchius furzeri strain GRZ-AD chromosome 14, NfurGRZ-RIMD1, whole genome shotgun sequence:
- the LOC107380965 gene encoding sodium-driven chloride bicarbonate exchanger isoform X3, giving the protein MLSVDLSKGFVYQRTDEEAVLDRGGTRSMLNTNFEKEELEGHRTLYIGVHVPLGRRAHRRHRHHGHRHRKRSKERDSTTDDGRESPSHADTPAQRVQFLLGTEDGDEEHIPHALFTEMDEICQKEGEDADWRETARWLKFEEDVEDGGERWSKPYVATLSLHSLFELRSCIMNGIVMLDMRANSLEEIADMVLDQHEAAGSVEEDARKKIREALLKQHHHQNQKKLANRIPIVRSFADIGKKQSEPYSMDKNGQTVSPQSQPSNNENKQDVSRENSAVDFSKIDLHFMKKIPPGAEASNVLVGEVDFLERPVVAFVRLSPAVLLNGLTEVPITTRFLFILLGPLGKGPQYHEIGRSIATLMTDEIFHDVAYKAKDRNDLVAGIDEFLDQVTVLPPGEWDPSIRIEPPKNVPSQEKRKIPPVPNGVTDLGEPEEHGHGGPELQRTGKFCGGLILDIKRKAPHYLSDYTDAISLQCLASFLFLYCACMSPVITFGGLLGEATEGRVSAIESLFGASMTGIAYSLFAGQPLTILGSTGPVLVFEKILFKFCKEYGLSYLSLRTCIGLWTAFFCLLLVATDASSLVCYITRFTEEAFAALICIIFIYEALEKLVHLGVHYPVNKNNDLQKLTQYWCTCVEPKDPSNETLHYWEERNITASQVNWTMLEVEDCEMLHGHFEGSACGPHGPFIPDVLFWCVVLFFTTVFMSAFLKEFKTSRYFPTKVRSIISDFAVFITILTMVLIDYALGIPSPKLKVPDKFKPTRDDRGWLINPVGPNPWWTTIITAIPALLCTILIFMDQQITAVIINRKEHKLKKGCGYHLDLFVVGVMLGVCSVMGLPWFVAATVLSISHVNSLKLESECSAPGEQPKFLGIREQRFTGLMIFTLMGCSVFMTSVLKFIPMPVLYGVFLYMGASSLRGIQFFDRLKLFGMPAKHQPDFIYLRHVPLRKVHLFTIIQLSCLVLLWVIKTSRAAIVFPMMVLALVFIRKLLDLIFSKRELSWLDDLMPEWKKKKLEDAEINKDENSMIAEEEGIVQVPLEGHYRSDPATVNITDEMSKGSFGSLWKGVSPPESAKMEPSSKSGTRGSEKRHKRRRHEKSLDRETSL; this is encoded by the exons GTCACCGCACTCTCTACATCGGAGTCCATGTTCCCCTCGGCCGGAGAGCACACCGGCGTCACCGCCACCATGGACACAGGCACAGGAAGAGGTCTAAGGAGAGGGACTCCACGACTGATGACGGACGAGAATCGCCTTCACATG CAGATACACCGGCTCAGAGGGTGCAGTTTCTGCTTGGTACAGAGGACGGCGATGAGGAGCACATCCCCCACGCCTTGTTTACCGAGATGGACGAAATCTGCCAGAAGGAGGGTGAAGACGCCGATTGGAGAGAGACAGCTAG GTGGCTAAAATTTGAGGAGGATGTTGAAGATGGAGGCGAGAGGTGGAGTAAGCCCTACGTGGCCACCTTGTCTCTACACAGTCTGTTTGAGCTTCGCAGCTGCATCATGAATGGGATTGTGATGCTGGACATGAGGGCCAACTCGCTAGAGGAGATCGCAG ATATGGTTCTGGATCAGCACGAGGCGGCCGGGTCCGTTGAAGAGGATGCCAGGAAAAAAATCCGTGAAGCTCTTCTCAAACAGCACCACCACCAAAACCAGAAGAAGCTGGCCAACCGCATCCCCATTGTACGCTCGTTCGCCGACATCGGGAAGAAGCAGTCAGAGCCTTATTCCATGGACAAGAATG GACAAACAGTCTCACCTCAGTCCCAGCCATCCAACAATGAGAACAAACAAGACGTCAGCCGGGAGAACAGCGCTGTGGACTTCAGCAAG ATTGACCTCCACTTCATGAAGAAGATCCCCCCTGGTGCAGAGGCTTCCAACGTTCTGGTAGGAGAAGTGGATTTTCTAGAGCGCCCTGTGGTGGCCTTCGTCCGCCTGTCTCCTGCTGTGCTTCTGAACGGTCTGACGGAGGTTCCCATCACCACCAG GTTCTTGTTCATCCTTTTGGGGCCGTTGGGAAAAGGTCCTCAGTATCACGAGATTGGCCGATCGATAGCTACGCTGATGACGGACGAG ATTTTCCATGATGTAGCCTACAAGGCCAAAGACCGGAATGACCTGGTGGCAGGAATCGACGAGTTCTTGGATCAGGTGACGGTGTTACCCCCAGGAGAGTGGGACCCCTCCATCAGAATAGAACCTCCTAAAAATGTTCCCTCTCAG GAAAAGCGTAAGATTCCCCCCGTTCCCAACGGAGTGACGGATCTTGGCGAGCCTGAGGAACATGGTCACGGTGGCCCTGAGCTCCAGCGGACTGGGAA GTTCTGTGGCGGTCTCATCCTGGACATCAAGCGAAAGGCTCCTCACTACCTTTCTGACTACACAGACGCCATCAGTCTCCAGTGTCTGGCCTCCTTTCTCTTCCTCTACTGCGCCTGCATGTCACCTGTTATTACCTTTGGAGGACTTTTGGGTGAAGCCACAGAGGGACGTGTG AGTGCTATTGAGTCCCTGTTTGGGGCTTCCATGACTGGGATAGCCTACTCCCTTTTCGCCGGACAGCCTCTCACCATCCTGGGAAGCACTGGACCTGTCCTCGTCTTTGAAAAGATCCTTTTCAAATTCTGCAA agagtaTGGTCTCTCCTACCTTTCCCTGAGGACCTGCATCGGCCTGTGGACAGCCTTCTTCTGTCTGCTGCTGGTGGCCACAGATGCTAGCTCCCTCGTCTGCTACATCACACGCTTCACCGAAGAAGCTTTCGCCGCTCTGATTTGTATCATCTTCATCTACGAGGCCCTGGAGAAGCTGGTCCACCTGGGAGTGCACTACCCCGTCAACAAGAACAACGACCTTCAGAAGCTCACGCAGTACTG GTGTACGTGTGTGGAGCCTAAGGACCCAAGCAATGAGACGCTGCACTACTGGGAGGAGAGGAACATTACTGCTTCACAGGTCAACTGGACCATGCTGGAGGTCGAG GACTGCGAGATGTTACACGGGCACTTTGAGGGGAGCGCCTGTGGTCCTCATGGGCCCTTCATTCCAGATGTCCTCTTCTGGTGCGTGGTCCTCTTCTTCACCACCGTCTTCATGTCTGCTTTCCTCAAGGAGTTCAAGACAAGCCGATACTTCCCCACCAAG GTGAGGTCTATCATTAGTGACTTTGCGGTTTTCATCACCATCCTGACTATGGTGTTGATAGATTACGCCTTGGGGATCCCCTCGCCTAAGTTAAAGGTCCCTGACAAGTTCAAA CCAACTAGAGATGACCGTGGCTGGTTGATCAACCCGGTTGGACCCAACCCATGGTGGACCACCATCATCACCGCCATCCCTGCTCTGCTCTGCACCATCCTCATCTTCATGGACCAGCAGATCACAGCTGTTATTATAAACAGGAAGGAGCACAAGCTGAAG aaaggctgtgGTTACCATCTGGACCTGTTCGTGGTGGGGGTGATGCTGGGTGTGTGCTCCGTGATGGGCCTGCCGTGGTTCGTGGCAGCCACCGTGCTCTCCATCTCCCACGTGAACAGCCTGAAGCTGGAGTCGGAGTGCTCGGCTCCGGGAGAGCAGCCCAAGTTTCTGGGGATCCGCGAGCAGCGCTTCACCGGACTCATGATCTTCACCCTCATGGGCTGCTCTGTCTTCATGACCTCTGTGCTGAAG TTCATTCCCATGCCTGTGCTGTACGGGGTCTTCTTGTACATGGGTGCATCCTCGCTCAGAGGCATTcag TTCTTCGACCGCCTGAAGCTGTTTGGGATGCCGGCCAAACACCAACCGGACTTCATCTACCTCCGTCATGTTCCGCTGAGGAAGGTCCACCTCTTCACCATCATCCAGCTCAGCTGTTTGGTCCTGCTCTGGGTCATCAAGACCTCCCGGGCTGCCATTGTTTTCCCCATGATG GTCCTGGCTCTTGTGTTCATCCGGAAGTTGCTGGATCTGATTTTCtccaagagagagctgagctggctgGATGATCTGATGCCAGAGTGGAAAAAGAAGAAGCTGGAGGATgctgagattaataaa GACGAGAACAGCATGATAGCAGAGGAGGAGGGGATTGTACAAGTACCGCTAGAGGGCCATTACAG GAGTGATCCTGCCACGGTGAACATCACTGATGAGATGTCCAAAGGCTCCTTCGGAAGTCTGTGGAAAGGTGTTAGCCCACCTGAAAGCGCCAAGATGGAACCGAGCTCCAAAAG CGGCACCAGAGGAAGCGAGAAGCGACACAAGCGGCGgaggcatgagaagagtctggacagGGAGACAAGTTTGTGA
- the LOC107380965 gene encoding sodium-driven chloride bicarbonate exchanger isoform X1 gives MDITDQGAQMEPLLPTEQSSQEHKDTRTDEEAVLDRGGTRSMLNTNFEKEELEGHRTLYIGVHVPLGRRAHRRHRHHGHRHRKRSKERDSTTDDGRESPSHADTPAQRVQFLLGTEDGDEEHIPHALFTEMDEICQKEGEDADWRETARWLKFEEDVEDGGERWSKPYVATLSLHSLFELRSCIMNGIVMLDMRANSLEEIADMVLDQHEAAGSVEEDARKKIREALLKQHHHQNQKKLANRIPIVRSFADIGKKQSEPYSMDKNGQTVSPQSQPSNNENKQDVSRENSAVDFSKIDLHFMKKIPPGAEASNVLVGEVDFLERPVVAFVRLSPAVLLNGLTEVPITTRFLFILLGPLGKGPQYHEIGRSIATLMTDEIFHDVAYKAKDRNDLVAGIDEFLDQVTVLPPGEWDPSIRIEPPKNVPSQEKRKIPPVPNGVTDLGEPEEHGHGGPELQRTGKFCGGLILDIKRKAPHYLSDYTDAISLQCLASFLFLYCACMSPVITFGGLLGEATEGRVSAIESLFGASMTGIAYSLFAGQPLTILGSTGPVLVFEKILFKFCKEYGLSYLSLRTCIGLWTAFFCLLLVATDASSLVCYITRFTEEAFAALICIIFIYEALEKLVHLGVHYPVNKNNDLQKLTQYWCTCVEPKDPSNETLHYWEERNITASQVNWTMLEVEDCEMLHGHFEGSACGPHGPFIPDVLFWCVVLFFTTVFMSAFLKEFKTSRYFPTKVRSIISDFAVFITILTMVLIDYALGIPSPKLKVPDKFKPTRDDRGWLINPVGPNPWWTTIITAIPALLCTILIFMDQQITAVIINRKEHKLKKGCGYHLDLFVVGVMLGVCSVMGLPWFVAATVLSISHVNSLKLESECSAPGEQPKFLGIREQRFTGLMIFTLMGCSVFMTSVLKFIPMPVLYGVFLYMGASSLRGIQFFDRLKLFGMPAKHQPDFIYLRHVPLRKVHLFTIIQLSCLVLLWVIKTSRAAIVFPMMVLALVFIRKLLDLIFSKRELSWLDDLMPEWKKKKLEDAEINKDENSMIAEEEGIVQVPLEGHYRSDPATVNITDEMSKGSFGSLWKGVSPPESAKMEPSSKSGTRGSEKRHKRRRHEKSLDRETSL, from the exons GTCACCGCACTCTCTACATCGGAGTCCATGTTCCCCTCGGCCGGAGAGCACACCGGCGTCACCGCCACCATGGACACAGGCACAGGAAGAGGTCTAAGGAGAGGGACTCCACGACTGATGACGGACGAGAATCGCCTTCACATG CAGATACACCGGCTCAGAGGGTGCAGTTTCTGCTTGGTACAGAGGACGGCGATGAGGAGCACATCCCCCACGCCTTGTTTACCGAGATGGACGAAATCTGCCAGAAGGAGGGTGAAGACGCCGATTGGAGAGAGACAGCTAG GTGGCTAAAATTTGAGGAGGATGTTGAAGATGGAGGCGAGAGGTGGAGTAAGCCCTACGTGGCCACCTTGTCTCTACACAGTCTGTTTGAGCTTCGCAGCTGCATCATGAATGGGATTGTGATGCTGGACATGAGGGCCAACTCGCTAGAGGAGATCGCAG ATATGGTTCTGGATCAGCACGAGGCGGCCGGGTCCGTTGAAGAGGATGCCAGGAAAAAAATCCGTGAAGCTCTTCTCAAACAGCACCACCACCAAAACCAGAAGAAGCTGGCCAACCGCATCCCCATTGTACGCTCGTTCGCCGACATCGGGAAGAAGCAGTCAGAGCCTTATTCCATGGACAAGAATG GACAAACAGTCTCACCTCAGTCCCAGCCATCCAACAATGAGAACAAACAAGACGTCAGCCGGGAGAACAGCGCTGTGGACTTCAGCAAG ATTGACCTCCACTTCATGAAGAAGATCCCCCCTGGTGCAGAGGCTTCCAACGTTCTGGTAGGAGAAGTGGATTTTCTAGAGCGCCCTGTGGTGGCCTTCGTCCGCCTGTCTCCTGCTGTGCTTCTGAACGGTCTGACGGAGGTTCCCATCACCACCAG GTTCTTGTTCATCCTTTTGGGGCCGTTGGGAAAAGGTCCTCAGTATCACGAGATTGGCCGATCGATAGCTACGCTGATGACGGACGAG ATTTTCCATGATGTAGCCTACAAGGCCAAAGACCGGAATGACCTGGTGGCAGGAATCGACGAGTTCTTGGATCAGGTGACGGTGTTACCCCCAGGAGAGTGGGACCCCTCCATCAGAATAGAACCTCCTAAAAATGTTCCCTCTCAG GAAAAGCGTAAGATTCCCCCCGTTCCCAACGGAGTGACGGATCTTGGCGAGCCTGAGGAACATGGTCACGGTGGCCCTGAGCTCCAGCGGACTGGGAA GTTCTGTGGCGGTCTCATCCTGGACATCAAGCGAAAGGCTCCTCACTACCTTTCTGACTACACAGACGCCATCAGTCTCCAGTGTCTGGCCTCCTTTCTCTTCCTCTACTGCGCCTGCATGTCACCTGTTATTACCTTTGGAGGACTTTTGGGTGAAGCCACAGAGGGACGTGTG AGTGCTATTGAGTCCCTGTTTGGGGCTTCCATGACTGGGATAGCCTACTCCCTTTTCGCCGGACAGCCTCTCACCATCCTGGGAAGCACTGGACCTGTCCTCGTCTTTGAAAAGATCCTTTTCAAATTCTGCAA agagtaTGGTCTCTCCTACCTTTCCCTGAGGACCTGCATCGGCCTGTGGACAGCCTTCTTCTGTCTGCTGCTGGTGGCCACAGATGCTAGCTCCCTCGTCTGCTACATCACACGCTTCACCGAAGAAGCTTTCGCCGCTCTGATTTGTATCATCTTCATCTACGAGGCCCTGGAGAAGCTGGTCCACCTGGGAGTGCACTACCCCGTCAACAAGAACAACGACCTTCAGAAGCTCACGCAGTACTG GTGTACGTGTGTGGAGCCTAAGGACCCAAGCAATGAGACGCTGCACTACTGGGAGGAGAGGAACATTACTGCTTCACAGGTCAACTGGACCATGCTGGAGGTCGAG GACTGCGAGATGTTACACGGGCACTTTGAGGGGAGCGCCTGTGGTCCTCATGGGCCCTTCATTCCAGATGTCCTCTTCTGGTGCGTGGTCCTCTTCTTCACCACCGTCTTCATGTCTGCTTTCCTCAAGGAGTTCAAGACAAGCCGATACTTCCCCACCAAG GTGAGGTCTATCATTAGTGACTTTGCGGTTTTCATCACCATCCTGACTATGGTGTTGATAGATTACGCCTTGGGGATCCCCTCGCCTAAGTTAAAGGTCCCTGACAAGTTCAAA CCAACTAGAGATGACCGTGGCTGGTTGATCAACCCGGTTGGACCCAACCCATGGTGGACCACCATCATCACCGCCATCCCTGCTCTGCTCTGCACCATCCTCATCTTCATGGACCAGCAGATCACAGCTGTTATTATAAACAGGAAGGAGCACAAGCTGAAG aaaggctgtgGTTACCATCTGGACCTGTTCGTGGTGGGGGTGATGCTGGGTGTGTGCTCCGTGATGGGCCTGCCGTGGTTCGTGGCAGCCACCGTGCTCTCCATCTCCCACGTGAACAGCCTGAAGCTGGAGTCGGAGTGCTCGGCTCCGGGAGAGCAGCCCAAGTTTCTGGGGATCCGCGAGCAGCGCTTCACCGGACTCATGATCTTCACCCTCATGGGCTGCTCTGTCTTCATGACCTCTGTGCTGAAG TTCATTCCCATGCCTGTGCTGTACGGGGTCTTCTTGTACATGGGTGCATCCTCGCTCAGAGGCATTcag TTCTTCGACCGCCTGAAGCTGTTTGGGATGCCGGCCAAACACCAACCGGACTTCATCTACCTCCGTCATGTTCCGCTGAGGAAGGTCCACCTCTTCACCATCATCCAGCTCAGCTGTTTGGTCCTGCTCTGGGTCATCAAGACCTCCCGGGCTGCCATTGTTTTCCCCATGATG GTCCTGGCTCTTGTGTTCATCCGGAAGTTGCTGGATCTGATTTTCtccaagagagagctgagctggctgGATGATCTGATGCCAGAGTGGAAAAAGAAGAAGCTGGAGGATgctgagattaataaa GACGAGAACAGCATGATAGCAGAGGAGGAGGGGATTGTACAAGTACCGCTAGAGGGCCATTACAG GAGTGATCCTGCCACGGTGAACATCACTGATGAGATGTCCAAAGGCTCCTTCGGAAGTCTGTGGAAAGGTGTTAGCCCACCTGAAAGCGCCAAGATGGAACCGAGCTCCAAAAG CGGCACCAGAGGAAGCGAGAAGCGACACAAGCGGCGgaggcatgagaagagtctggacagGGAGACAAGTTTGTGA
- the LOC107380965 gene encoding sodium-driven chloride bicarbonate exchanger isoform X2, which produces MDITDQGAQMEPLLPTEQSSQEHKDTRTDEEAVLDRGGTRSMLNTNFEKEELEGHRTLYIGVHVPLGRRAHRRHRHHGHRHRKRSKERDSTTDDGRESPSHDTPAQRVQFLLGTEDGDEEHIPHALFTEMDEICQKEGEDADWRETARWLKFEEDVEDGGERWSKPYVATLSLHSLFELRSCIMNGIVMLDMRANSLEEIADMVLDQHEAAGSVEEDARKKIREALLKQHHHQNQKKLANRIPIVRSFADIGKKQSEPYSMDKNGQTVSPQSQPSNNENKQDVSRENSAVDFSKIDLHFMKKIPPGAEASNVLVGEVDFLERPVVAFVRLSPAVLLNGLTEVPITTRFLFILLGPLGKGPQYHEIGRSIATLMTDEIFHDVAYKAKDRNDLVAGIDEFLDQVTVLPPGEWDPSIRIEPPKNVPSQEKRKIPPVPNGVTDLGEPEEHGHGGPELQRTGKFCGGLILDIKRKAPHYLSDYTDAISLQCLASFLFLYCACMSPVITFGGLLGEATEGRVSAIESLFGASMTGIAYSLFAGQPLTILGSTGPVLVFEKILFKFCKEYGLSYLSLRTCIGLWTAFFCLLLVATDASSLVCYITRFTEEAFAALICIIFIYEALEKLVHLGVHYPVNKNNDLQKLTQYWCTCVEPKDPSNETLHYWEERNITASQVNWTMLEVEDCEMLHGHFEGSACGPHGPFIPDVLFWCVVLFFTTVFMSAFLKEFKTSRYFPTKVRSIISDFAVFITILTMVLIDYALGIPSPKLKVPDKFKPTRDDRGWLINPVGPNPWWTTIITAIPALLCTILIFMDQQITAVIINRKEHKLKKGCGYHLDLFVVGVMLGVCSVMGLPWFVAATVLSISHVNSLKLESECSAPGEQPKFLGIREQRFTGLMIFTLMGCSVFMTSVLKFIPMPVLYGVFLYMGASSLRGIQFFDRLKLFGMPAKHQPDFIYLRHVPLRKVHLFTIIQLSCLVLLWVIKTSRAAIVFPMMVLALVFIRKLLDLIFSKRELSWLDDLMPEWKKKKLEDAEINKDENSMIAEEEGIVQVPLEGHYRSDPATVNITDEMSKGSFGSLWKGVSPPESAKMEPSSKSGTRGSEKRHKRRRHEKSLDRETSL; this is translated from the exons GTCACCGCACTCTCTACATCGGAGTCCATGTTCCCCTCGGCCGGAGAGCACACCGGCGTCACCGCCACCATGGACACAGGCACAGGAAGAGGTCTAAGGAGAGGGACTCCACGACTGATGACGGACGAGAATCGCCTTCACATG ATACACCGGCTCAGAGGGTGCAGTTTCTGCTTGGTACAGAGGACGGCGATGAGGAGCACATCCCCCACGCCTTGTTTACCGAGATGGACGAAATCTGCCAGAAGGAGGGTGAAGACGCCGATTGGAGAGAGACAGCTAG GTGGCTAAAATTTGAGGAGGATGTTGAAGATGGAGGCGAGAGGTGGAGTAAGCCCTACGTGGCCACCTTGTCTCTACACAGTCTGTTTGAGCTTCGCAGCTGCATCATGAATGGGATTGTGATGCTGGACATGAGGGCCAACTCGCTAGAGGAGATCGCAG ATATGGTTCTGGATCAGCACGAGGCGGCCGGGTCCGTTGAAGAGGATGCCAGGAAAAAAATCCGTGAAGCTCTTCTCAAACAGCACCACCACCAAAACCAGAAGAAGCTGGCCAACCGCATCCCCATTGTACGCTCGTTCGCCGACATCGGGAAGAAGCAGTCAGAGCCTTATTCCATGGACAAGAATG GACAAACAGTCTCACCTCAGTCCCAGCCATCCAACAATGAGAACAAACAAGACGTCAGCCGGGAGAACAGCGCTGTGGACTTCAGCAAG ATTGACCTCCACTTCATGAAGAAGATCCCCCCTGGTGCAGAGGCTTCCAACGTTCTGGTAGGAGAAGTGGATTTTCTAGAGCGCCCTGTGGTGGCCTTCGTCCGCCTGTCTCCTGCTGTGCTTCTGAACGGTCTGACGGAGGTTCCCATCACCACCAG GTTCTTGTTCATCCTTTTGGGGCCGTTGGGAAAAGGTCCTCAGTATCACGAGATTGGCCGATCGATAGCTACGCTGATGACGGACGAG ATTTTCCATGATGTAGCCTACAAGGCCAAAGACCGGAATGACCTGGTGGCAGGAATCGACGAGTTCTTGGATCAGGTGACGGTGTTACCCCCAGGAGAGTGGGACCCCTCCATCAGAATAGAACCTCCTAAAAATGTTCCCTCTCAG GAAAAGCGTAAGATTCCCCCCGTTCCCAACGGAGTGACGGATCTTGGCGAGCCTGAGGAACATGGTCACGGTGGCCCTGAGCTCCAGCGGACTGGGAA GTTCTGTGGCGGTCTCATCCTGGACATCAAGCGAAAGGCTCCTCACTACCTTTCTGACTACACAGACGCCATCAGTCTCCAGTGTCTGGCCTCCTTTCTCTTCCTCTACTGCGCCTGCATGTCACCTGTTATTACCTTTGGAGGACTTTTGGGTGAAGCCACAGAGGGACGTGTG AGTGCTATTGAGTCCCTGTTTGGGGCTTCCATGACTGGGATAGCCTACTCCCTTTTCGCCGGACAGCCTCTCACCATCCTGGGAAGCACTGGACCTGTCCTCGTCTTTGAAAAGATCCTTTTCAAATTCTGCAA agagtaTGGTCTCTCCTACCTTTCCCTGAGGACCTGCATCGGCCTGTGGACAGCCTTCTTCTGTCTGCTGCTGGTGGCCACAGATGCTAGCTCCCTCGTCTGCTACATCACACGCTTCACCGAAGAAGCTTTCGCCGCTCTGATTTGTATCATCTTCATCTACGAGGCCCTGGAGAAGCTGGTCCACCTGGGAGTGCACTACCCCGTCAACAAGAACAACGACCTTCAGAAGCTCACGCAGTACTG GTGTACGTGTGTGGAGCCTAAGGACCCAAGCAATGAGACGCTGCACTACTGGGAGGAGAGGAACATTACTGCTTCACAGGTCAACTGGACCATGCTGGAGGTCGAG GACTGCGAGATGTTACACGGGCACTTTGAGGGGAGCGCCTGTGGTCCTCATGGGCCCTTCATTCCAGATGTCCTCTTCTGGTGCGTGGTCCTCTTCTTCACCACCGTCTTCATGTCTGCTTTCCTCAAGGAGTTCAAGACAAGCCGATACTTCCCCACCAAG GTGAGGTCTATCATTAGTGACTTTGCGGTTTTCATCACCATCCTGACTATGGTGTTGATAGATTACGCCTTGGGGATCCCCTCGCCTAAGTTAAAGGTCCCTGACAAGTTCAAA CCAACTAGAGATGACCGTGGCTGGTTGATCAACCCGGTTGGACCCAACCCATGGTGGACCACCATCATCACCGCCATCCCTGCTCTGCTCTGCACCATCCTCATCTTCATGGACCAGCAGATCACAGCTGTTATTATAAACAGGAAGGAGCACAAGCTGAAG aaaggctgtgGTTACCATCTGGACCTGTTCGTGGTGGGGGTGATGCTGGGTGTGTGCTCCGTGATGGGCCTGCCGTGGTTCGTGGCAGCCACCGTGCTCTCCATCTCCCACGTGAACAGCCTGAAGCTGGAGTCGGAGTGCTCGGCTCCGGGAGAGCAGCCCAAGTTTCTGGGGATCCGCGAGCAGCGCTTCACCGGACTCATGATCTTCACCCTCATGGGCTGCTCTGTCTTCATGACCTCTGTGCTGAAG TTCATTCCCATGCCTGTGCTGTACGGGGTCTTCTTGTACATGGGTGCATCCTCGCTCAGAGGCATTcag TTCTTCGACCGCCTGAAGCTGTTTGGGATGCCGGCCAAACACCAACCGGACTTCATCTACCTCCGTCATGTTCCGCTGAGGAAGGTCCACCTCTTCACCATCATCCAGCTCAGCTGTTTGGTCCTGCTCTGGGTCATCAAGACCTCCCGGGCTGCCATTGTTTTCCCCATGATG GTCCTGGCTCTTGTGTTCATCCGGAAGTTGCTGGATCTGATTTTCtccaagagagagctgagctggctgGATGATCTGATGCCAGAGTGGAAAAAGAAGAAGCTGGAGGATgctgagattaataaa GACGAGAACAGCATGATAGCAGAGGAGGAGGGGATTGTACAAGTACCGCTAGAGGGCCATTACAG GAGTGATCCTGCCACGGTGAACATCACTGATGAGATGTCCAAAGGCTCCTTCGGAAGTCTGTGGAAAGGTGTTAGCCCACCTGAAAGCGCCAAGATGGAACCGAGCTCCAAAAG CGGCACCAGAGGAAGCGAGAAGCGACACAAGCGGCGgaggcatgagaagagtctggacagGGAGACAAGTTTGTGA